GTTGCCCTCGCCTGAGGCCAGTGATGGTCTGGGAACAATTAGAGCACTTCGATTAAAAATGTCCTTGGTCgacccttctttaaaataatttaagtacttcaagcctttatttaaatAAGGTtcatatttaagaaaataaaggcatttcGGAACcttcattgaaatttttccaaataaaaaaaaaaagctgcggCCTAAAAGCTTGATTAGGAAATATTTCTTTAGTAGAAATCAATAAGGGATAATTGCGTTAGAAATCCTAAAACctatcacgaaagtgtaattaaatcctaaaattttcaaaaaatacaattaaatcctaaaacttgttaaaaattttaattaagtcctaaaaatttaaaaaatacaatcaagtcctaaaacttgtcaaattggcgAAATCAAGTGCTTtcgttaattgcattttttgaaagttttaaaactcgattacactttaatgataaattttaagacttaattgtacattttgaaagttttagcactcgatcgtatttttgtgataaattttaacatttttagtTTTCTTATTTAGAAAAAAGGGGAAGTGTCTACTTAGCTATGCCTCATTCATTTTTCCGGTCAGTTGTATAAATGGCGAACAGAGGACAAAGACCAACCACCTCAAACCGTCCTCGCCAAAACCACATCGTAGGAAACGAACAGTGCTCCGACCAAATCCTCCTCTCCCGTTCCACTTCCCTCGTCGCCGCGGGAGGAGAAATGGCGGTTAATCCTTCGACATTCCATCCGCTTCGTCTCCATCGCTCTCTGGCTCCTCGCGCTCCTCCGTCGTTCCGCGATCGCGCATCACTCGGGCCGGACCGCCGCCTCGGAGCTGCTCCGAGGATCGTTCTCTTGCGCTCTCGCAAgcattcttctccttcttcggaagGTTTTGAACCTTCGCTTCGGACGGATTATTCTGTTGCTCCGATTGGATCGCCTGCTCATCGTTCTTCGGCTTCGGCCATTGACTTCCTCACATTGTGTCACCGGCTCAAGGTGTGCATGAGATTCTCGGTTTCGGCTTGATTTCGTTTGATCTTGCTACGAGTTTGAGAAGGTCAAAGCTAAGTGTGAAGCAATTAGGTTTCCTCTCTCATTTTTTCGCGATTGATCAGAGTCCGCAGCTCTCGGAGCATGAGCTGATTGCAAAAATGCGCTCTATTCTGTGCTAACTACTTCTTGTACCTGATTATCGatagctttgattttttttccttgtaaaaCTTGACGAATGAGTTCTCGTCGTGTTTTAGGAAGCACCTTTCTCTCTCATTGATTTATGATTTGATTATGACATGAAGCGAGTGTCGAAACTCTTGAACCCTGAGTTTGCGACACTCCTATCTGTTCTTCAGCAGTTTTGGTTTTTAAGCATTAGATTGCCTTTTCCTATTCTGACTTTTTACAGGACTTTGCTGAGTGCTTTACTGTACTCCACTTTCTTTGGTACTTTACCTTGATGAACCTTGTTCAATATATTCCATTATTCGACCTTTGAGTGAGAACTTTTTGCACGTAAGTCTTTTGCGGTCCTCATACTTGAGTTTGATCTATCTGTCTTTGAGGTGGTTGTCCTGATGACTTACATTCACATCCCTTAATCACGCCTATTTCTGCTCTTTACATTGATTGTGTGTTGACCTTGGGCAAGCATTTGCCATGACATTGCGCTTGTACTAGGTTCTATCTGACCAATAGTGGTGAGTTTACACCACAAGATATTTCTGTGTCTGTGTATCTAGGTTTTATCGGATCTCATCATTTCCAATTAAAGAAATAGATGATAGCAAAACCAAGGAGAAAATGCTCGAAGTAGGAATTTGCGATTTGCGGCATGTTTGACAAAGTATGTTCagtagaaattattttttgctctctTTCACAGACAACCAAAAGGAAAGGGTGGATCAATCAAGGGATTGACGGTCCTGAGTCGATTGCTGATCATATGTACCGCATGGCATTGATGGCTTTAATTGCTGATGATCTTCCTGGACTAGATAGGGAAAGGTTGGGGGACCCTTATCATGTTCTTAGATCTCTGTGCTTGTCAAATTTAGAGTGACATTCATTCACAGTTGTTCATCTTTCATCATCTTTTTCTGTATAATCCCTTAAAATTTGCAATTATGTTACTGTACTTCTCGAATGATGTCCATTTGGTCAATCGGTACCATGCCATCTGTCAGAAATCTAAGGGAAAAGTTGATGTGGTATTTGGTGTGACCTGAATAAAGTGTCACGTTGCTCCCTGTTAGCCCACGCAGTCTCTATGTTTTCTCACAGGTGAGTGACGGAGTAATTTCACTTTGAACCATT
The genomic region above belongs to Rhodamnia argentea isolate NSW1041297 chromosome 6, ASM2092103v1, whole genome shotgun sequence and contains:
- the LOC115756738 gene encoding 5'-deoxynucleotidase HDDC2; the encoded protein is MANRGQRPTTSNRPRQNHIVGNEQCSDQILLSRSTSLVAAGGEMAVNPSTFHPLRLHRSLAPRAPPSFRDRASLGPDRRLGAAPRIVLLRSRKHSSPSSEGFEPSLRTDYSVAPIGSPAHRSSASAIDFLTLCHRLKTTKRKGWINQGIDGPESIADHMYRMALMALIADDLPGLDRERCIKIAIVHDIAEAIVGDITPADGVPKEEKSRREQAALDEMCQVLGGGMRAEEIKELWAEYESNSSLEANLVKDFDKVELILQALEYEMEHEMVLDEFFLSTAGKFQTEIGKSWAAEILSRRNSRLSNGLN